A DNA window from Hordeum vulgare subsp. vulgare chromosome 1H, MorexV3_pseudomolecules_assembly, whole genome shotgun sequence contains the following coding sequences:
- the LOC123420058 gene encoding chalcone synthase 2, giving the protein MAAVRLKEVRMAQRAEGLATVLAIGTAVPANCVYQATYPDYYFRVTKSEHLADLKEKFQRMCDKSMIRKRHMHLTEEILIKNPKICAHMETSLDARHAIALVEVPKLGQGAAEKAIKEWGQPLSKITHLVFCTTSGVDMPGADYQLTKLLGLSPTVKRLMMYQQGCFGGATVLRLAKDIAENNRGARVLVVCSEITAMAFRGPCKSHLDSLVGHALFGDGAAAAIIGADPDQLDEQPVFQLVSASQTILPESEGAIDGHLTEAGLTIHLLKDVPGLISENIEQALEDAFEPLGIHNWNSIFWIAHPGGPAILDRVEDRVGLDKKRMRASREVLSEYGNMSSASVLFVLDVMRKSSAKDGLATTGEGKDWGVLFGFGPGLTVETLVLHSVPVPVPTAASA; this is encoded by the coding sequence ATGGCTGCGGTGAGGTTGAAGGAAGTGAGAATGGCACAGCGGGCTGAGGGCCTGGCGACAGTGCTGGCCATTGGCACCGCCGTGCCGGCCAACTGCGTGTACCAGGCGACCTACCCAGACTATTACTTCAGAGTCACGAAGAGCGAGCACCTCGCGGACCTCAAGGAGAAGTTCCAGAGGATGTGCGACAAGTCCATGATCAGAAAGAGGCACATGCACCTAACCGAGGAGATACTAATTAAGAACCCCAAGATCTGCGCGCACATGGAGACCTCGCTTGACGCGCGCCATGCCATTGCGCTCGTCGAGGTCCCGAAGCTGGGGCAAGGAGCTGCGGAGAAGGCAATCAAGGAGTGGGGCCAGCCATTGTCCAAGATCACCCACCTCGTGTTCTGCACAACCTCTGGCGTCGACATGCCAGGCGCCGACTACCAGCTGACCAAGTTGCTCGGCCTCTCCCCGACGGTGAAACGCCTGATGATGTACCAGCAGGGGTGCTTCGGCGGCGCCACGGTTCTTCGCCTTGCCAAGGACATCGCTGAGAACAACCGCGGCGCTCGTGTGCTGGTTGTCTGCTCGGAGATAACCGCCATGGCCTTCCGTGGTCCTTGCAAGTCCCATCTCGACTCGCTGGTCGGCCATGCACTCTTTGGCGATGGCGCAGCTGCTGCCATCATCGGCGCTGACCCTGACCAGCTGGACGAGCAGCCAGTGTTCCAGCTGGTGTCAGCGAGCCAGACCATCCTGCCGGAGTCGGAGGGAGCCATCGACGGCCACCTTACGGAGGCGGGCCTGACCATCCACCTTCTCAAGGACGTGCCGGGACTCATCTCTGAGAATATCGAGCAAGCATTAGAGGACGCGTTTGAGCCTCTGGGCATCCACAACTGGAACTCCATCTTCTGGATTGCTCACCCTGGGGGGCCTGCCATCCTTGACAGGGTCGAGGACAGAGTTGGCCTTGACAAGAAGCGCATGCGCGCAAGCCGGGAGGTTCTGTCGGAGTACGGAAACATGTCCAGCGCAAGTGTACTCTTCGTCCTTGACGTTATGCGTAAGAGCTCCGCCAAGGATGGCCTCGCCACAACTGGAGAAGGCAAGGACTGGGGTGTCCTCTTCGGCTTCGGCCCTGGCCTCACCGTCGAGACACTCGTCCTCCACAGCGTCCCCGTCCCCGTCCCCACCGCCGCTAGTGCATGA